In Paramormyrops kingsleyae isolate MSU_618 chromosome 11, PKINGS_0.4, whole genome shotgun sequence, the genomic window CTTCCTCAGCAGTGTGAGTTCCAGGTGTGATGTGTACATCAATCTGGAGAACAGAAAAATCACATGCATACATTATAAACTGGTCTGATGTTTTTATACTTAACTAACCCACGTGCAAGACCACAAAATCCAGGCCAACTGAACTCTGTTTTAGTTTTTATGAAATACTAAAACACTAAATCCCATTCTTGGAAGAAAACCGTCATTTACCAAAAGTCATCGGACCAATCATTCATTTGGCAAAACCTGAAACAACGTTCAGACAATCTGCAGATCTGATTCGCTCCCTTTTTGCAGAACTCCAAAAACATTCTCATTCACCAAGGTGCATTTTGGACTCTGGCGAACTTTGATGCGAAATGATAAACACGGGCCACAGAGCTTAAACACAACAGGCACACAGCTGTCATCATTTAAATACTATGACTCAAAATTGTTCACGCATTCCTAAATACGTGAAAAAGTCAATTAATGAACAGAACAGAAACCATGccagatgagagtgcaagtgcaaGGTTGATGTCTAGGGGTGGATGTCATAGCATGGGATCCTTCCCTCCTTGCCTTGCAACATTACTTTTGAAGTAGACAATGTTTCTCGGGCCTGACAGCCTACAGATACCATGAGACGAcagaataaataaagaaatattcTTCCTCGATAGTTGGCTTGACATGGATCATTTGTAATGTGCCTTTCATttggagatatatatatatatatatatatatatatatatatatatacatacacacacacacacatatatatatatatattactttttatttatatggtatttatttttattatatggAAACTTTTTTATGGAATATTGCAATCAATTCATACTGCTTTATGAATAGTTGAATACAAACATTTTTGCTAAACAATACATTTTTCTTTAGTCTTGTGCAGTTGGTTTCCGATTCTGCAACTCAACATGCAAAAGACCACATCCACAGAAAACACTTGACTGGCAGTGTTTGGTTTTAAGCTAAGATAGGGTTTGATTTTGCAAGGCAGTCAAAGTTTTTGTGAATGTTGTTTGAAGATTGAGTTTTCTATTTACCATTTTCAGAAAAGGGTGGAAGGTTTCAGGAAAAGTGTTTTTAGCAATTCATACAGTCTGTGTTTATAGTGTTGGTTCCATGTACCTTGAATCGATCAGGCAGCGATCTCAGCAGTTTGACTTTGATGGACAGGCCTATCAGGGTAGCCATGCTGCAGTGGGGGATCGTGGGCGTGAACTCCACTCCGACTGTACTCGCCTGGTCATTCACCTGCTCAGTGGGAAATCCACATAATGTGTTTAACCAGCAGTAACCCTTAGTCATCGCCATTACTACTTTCTTGACAGACCTGCATTTTAAATATGCTATTGTGTAAACCAAAAGAACAGTATCAGGACATTATTAATATAGTACAGAACAGTGTTTCTtaaaccagtcctcagggacccctagatggtccacgttttttgcGCTCTCCCAATTCTCTAAGAGTTTACGATACATAGTGTGCGTAAAACGACCAGAGGCAGGCAGACTCACATGAACTCTCATCTCCTCCACAACATTAAGCTCCTCGAGTGAAAGCGGATGTTCGGGGTCATTTATGGACCTGATAAGGTGTAACTGAACAATGCATTAAGGACAAATAAAGCATACTGCATTACGATACACTTATGAATCGATTAATACACCAGAACGCAGAATGACGCAGTACCGTAGTCAGATATGTACCACCTGGATACACGACATatcctaaaaaaaaatttatactCATAACTAGCTCCGTGGGTAAAACGGCAAGGATATCGAACACCTCCCTGTCATCGATGGGATCTGCAAAGTTTTCATCTTCTTCCTCTAGAGTAACCGGCCTTTCCCCAGACCGCTGAAATATAAGCGGGTTGGCGTTCTCCAAGAGCGTCCCCCCCGGCATCCCTATTTTAATAAAACCCCTTTAATCTTATGCGGTAACCTAACTATTTTTgagaaataattatataatatatatataataataaataataataagtatgGACGCAACTATAGCTCTGCAATCCCCCTGCTTTGACGTCGAGAGCCTAACCTCTCGCTTTATCGTCATCGCCCCCTACCGGCCTGGAGTGTGAGTGCAAAGAAATTATGCTAAATTTAAGATGGACTTCCTTGATCTCAGTGGGGAAACGCTGTTGCATACAGCAACGAGAACATAATGTACAGATGGACATACATATAGTGCCAAtaagacaaggtgcaaagacagTACCCATAAGTGCAGTATATCTAAAAAGcacatgtatgtgcatgtgcatgcatgtgtataGAAATTTACCCAGGCACACagtacacaaataaaatgtccTGAAAACAGATTCTCTGCATAGTACAGACATAAAGCAACATTTAAagataagaaaaataaatgagCAGATGTTGTATGTGCGATTAGAACAGGTAGCATCAGACCTTCCCTGTAACAAAACAGGACGCTTCCTGAGGTGTTGGAGTTGGGGGTGGGGAAGGGGAGGGTGActgatggcagcaggcaggaacaATGCCCAGAACCTTTT contains:
- the ciao2b gene encoding cytosolic iron-sulfur assembly component 2B, producing the protein MPGGTLLENANPLIFQRSGERPVTLEEEDENFADPIDDREVFDLIRSINDPEHPLSLEELNVVEEMRVHVNDQASTVGVEFTPTIPHCSMATLIGLSIKVKLLRSLPDRFKIDVHITPGTHTAEEAVNKQLADKERVAAALENSHLLEVVNQCLNTKPA